In the genome of Gemmatimonadales bacterium, the window TGCCCCTGCTGTCGCGCCTTGTGCACCGCGAGGAACGAGGCGTCGACCCGGCTCATCTGGCCCGCGCCGATGCCGATGGCCATCTCGCCGCGCGCGAGCAGGATCGCGTTCGACTTGACCGCGGCCACGGCCGCCCACGCGAAGTGAAGGTCGCCCAGCTCGGCCTCGGTCGGCGCGCGCGCCGTCGCCGTCCGCCACCCCGCGTCGTTCGGATCGAAAACGAACCGGTCCTGCACCAGGAACCCGCCGCGCACCCGCTTGAAGTCGAGCGAGCCCGCGCCCTGACCGACCGGCAGCTCGACGACGCGGAGCGCCTTCTTTGCGGCGAACACCGCAAGCGCCTCCGCGTGAAACGAGGGGGCGACGACTACTTCGACGAAGAGATCGCGCATTGCCTCCGCGGTGGCCGCGTCCACTACGGTGTTGAACGCGACGACGGAGCCGTAGGCGGAGACCGGGTCGGTGGAGCGCGCCTTCCGGAACGCCTCGACCGCGCTCGCGCCCACCGCGATGCCGCACGGCGTCGTGTGCTTCACGATGCAGCAGGCCGGCCGCGCGGGCCAGCAGGCGACCGCCCAGGTCGCTCCGTCGATGTCGAGCAAGTTGTTGAACGAAAGCTCCTTGCCCTGGCGCTGGCGGAGGTCACGCACGCCGCGCGGCTCTTCGGTCACGTAGAGCGCGGCGCGCTGCTCGGGGTTCTCGCCATAGCGGAGCGGCTGCACCCGCTCCATTGCGAGCGCGAGCCGGCGCGGAAGGCCCTCGTCCCTGGGTGTGAGATAGCGGGCGATGGCCGCGTCGTAGTC includes:
- the purH gene encoding bifunctional phosphoribosylaminoimidazolecarboxamide formyltransferase/IMP cyclohydrolase, whose amino-acid sequence is MTAPRALLSVSDKRGIVGFAQGLVDLGWEIVSTGGTAAALRKAGVPVTTVEEVTGFPELLDGRVKTLHPRVHAGLLARRDQPEHVAALREHGIAPFDLVAVNLYPFQMTVAQPGVAFEDAVENIDVGGPSMLRSAAKNHDSVIPVSDPTDYPRVLAMLSAGGVPAATRHELAAKVFAHTADYDAAIARYLTPRDEGLPRRLALAMERVQPLRYGENPEQRAALYVTEEPRGVRDLRQRQGKELSFNNLLDIDGATWAVACWPARPACCIVKHTTPCGIAVGASAVEAFRKARSTDPVSAYGSVVAFNTVVDAATAEAMRDLFVEVVVAPSFHAEALAVFAAKKALRVVELPVGQGAGSLDFKRVRGGFLVQDRFVFDPNDAGWRTATARAPTEAELGDLHFAWAAVAAVKSNAILLARGEMAIGIGAGQMSRVDASFLAVHKARQQGHDPAGAVLASDAYFPFADGVEEAAAAGITAIVQPGGSMRDAEVIAAADRHGLAMVLTGRRQFRH